CCGGCTGTCCCCGCTCTCCAGCGTGATGCCCCGGCTGGAATCTTCCTCGCCGTTGACGTACAGCCTGATCGTGGTTGAGCCCTTACCCGTGCCCCTGTTGGCCACGCCGACGTTTACCGTCAGTACGTCCCCCGGCGCCACCCTGTCGGCAGACAGCGAGGCGCTCTGCACGTAAATATTGGGCAGGCCTATGGGCGCCTGGGAAGATGGAGCGGGAATGGACGGCGAGGAAGATTGCGGCCCTGCGTTCACTAAAGTCTGGTTAGACGGCGGCGGGGTAACAACTAAAGCCGGCCCTCCCGGATCGGTGATGACGCCATTAGCCACCCCATCGGCGTCACCCAGGCCGCCGTCTCTGATGGTGATAGTCAGGACGCTGTCGCTGTTGTTGCTGCCCAGCATCGAGGTACAGTCAACCCATTGCCCGTTAATGCACTTCCAGTATTCCGTGTCCGCCGGCATATCCGCAGGCAGAATGATGACAATGGTTGCGGACGACCCCGGTGTGATTCCCGTGACGGTGAAGGAGAAGAGGCCGTGCGGGAAGCTGAGATCCTCCCTGGGCGTGCAGGCAAGCGCCGATTCATCCTTCGCGGTCAGGTTTGTAAAATAGCCGTTAAGCGTTGAAAAATAGGCTGTCCCGCTGCCAGTGGACGTGGCGACGGAGGCCTGGGTCAGCTCGTAGGCGCCCGTATCGCAGGTGCTTCCCTGCCAACGTGGTACGCCACGCTGGTCCACCGCTGGGAAGCCTTCTCCGATACCATGGTCTATGGCCAGGCTGCCGTGCAGCAGAGCATGGGTGAAGGTTGGACCGCCGTTGTCCTGCAACGGGCCCAGCAACGGGTCGGTGTTTATCAGGTCGGTACCCACGTTGAAGCCGCAGCTATTCTCACTGTCCAGGTTGTATCCATTAGAGTCGGTAACACCACCCGGTTCAGTGTAGCCATTGTTATGGGCTGCATCGCCCGCTGTGTTGTTGCCCACTATGGTGCTCTCAAATGTAGCAGTACCTTCATTGTAGAACCCACCGCCTTTGGCTGAAGCGTCTGTTGCCCGGTTATTGGCGATGGTTGAATACTCCGAAGTCATTTCGTCGCCCTGCCCATTGTAAATGCCACCGCCGCCTTCGGACCCGGAGGCAGAGTTGCCGCTTATAGTACAATTGCACATATATAGAGTGCCCCGGTTTTCTATTCCTCCACCATGCGCCC
The nucleotide sequence above comes from Dehalococcoidia bacterium. Encoded proteins:
- a CDS encoding choice-of-anchor U domain-containing protein, translated to MAGKIVSLVLILLLSLAALPLQPEHGVSANGGMPEVWVATTGSDGNHGTEAEPFATIQKGIDTVDAGGTVHVAAGTYVGQIIISKALTLEGAGAPDTFIDGGGFIPYETVVESTAADADVTISGFTIQNGYQDGVAGIFIRALNTLNLYDCTVRNNVGLGTGGILNWGTLYINRCTVSGNYGAHGGGIENRGTLYMCNCTISGNSASGSEGGGGIYNGQGDEMTSEYSTIANNRATDASAKGGGFYNEGTATFESTIVGNNTAGDAAHNNGYTEPGGVTDSNGYNLDSENSCGFNVGTDLINTDPLLGPLQDNGGPTFTHALLHGSLAIDHGIGEGFPAVDQRGVPRWQGSTCDTGAYELTQASVATSTGSGTAYFSTLNGYFTNLTAKDESALACTPREDLSFPHGLFSFTVTGITPGSSATIVIILPADMPADTEYWKCINGQWVDCTSMLGSNNSDSVLTITIRDGGLGDADGVANGVITDPGGPALVVTPPPSNQTLVNAGPQSSSPSIPAPSSQAPIGLPNIYVQSASLSADRVAPGDVLTVNVGVANRGTGKGSTTIRLYVNGEEDSSRGITLESGDSR